DNA sequence from the Candidatus Polarisedimenticolaceae bacterium genome:
ATCGGCACGATCCACGGCTTCTGCGCGAGCAGCCACGCGAGCGCCACCTGCGCGGGCGTCGCCCCGCTGCGCGACGCGATCCGGGCGAGGAGGTCGACGAGGGCCTGGTTGGCCTTTCGCGCCTCCGGCGTGAAGCGAGGGAGGTTGTTCCGGAAATCGGATCCGTCGAACGTCGTCTTCTCGTCGATCTTCCCCGTGAGGAAGCCCCGCCCGAGCGGGCTGTAGGGAACGAAGCCGATGCCGAGCTCCTCGAGGGTGGGCAACACTTCGGCTTCCGGGCCTCGCGTCCACAGCGAGTACTCGCTCTGCAGCGCCGTGACCGGCTGGACGGCGTGGGCGCGGCGGATCGTCGCCGGCCCCGCCTCCGAGAGGCCGAAGTGCCGCACCTTTCCCTCCCGGATCAGGTCCTTGACCGCCCCCGCCACGTTCTCGATCGGGATCTCCGGATCGACGCGGTGCTGGTAGAAGAGGTCGAGGGCCTCGACCTTCAGGCGCCGGAGCGAGGCCTCGGCGACCTCCTTGATGTGCGCCGGCCGGCTGTCGAGGCCCGACCACTGCGGCCCGCCGTTCGGGTCGAGCTTGAACCCGAACTTCGTCGCGATGACGACCCGGCCTCGGAACGGAGCGAGCGCCTCGCCGACGAGCTCCTCGTTCGTGAACGGCCCGTAGACCTCCGCGGTGTCGAAGAACGTGACGCCGCGTTCCACCGCCGCACGGAGCAGCGCGATCATCTCCTTCCGGTTCGCGGCGGGCCCGTAGCCGAAGCTCATCCCCATGCAGCCGAGACCGACGGCCGAGACCTCGAGGTCGCTCCGGCCGAGTTGACGCGTCCTCACGGTTTCTCCTTACGGGGTCGCGCCCCGTGAGCGCGCCGGGCGGGCATGCCTTGCACGCCAGGCGCCCGGCGAGCTGCCTTCCCAATGCTGGAACGCCCGGAAGAACGAATGGGCGTCCTCGTAACCGAGCAGATAGGCGGTTTCGTTCAGCTCCAGCTTCGACTGCGAGAGATAGTGGCGGGCCAGCTCGCGGCGCGACTCCCGGACCAGCTGCTGGAACGTCTTGTTCTCCTCGCCCAGCCTGCGCTGCAGCGTCCGGGCGCTCAGGCGCAGTTCCCGCGCGACGTCGCCGATCCCCGGCCGCTTCCCGGCGAGCAGTCGTTTCAGGACTCCCTTGACCTGGTCGCCGATCGCCTCCCCGGCGAGGTCTTGCGACAGCTCCCGCTCGAGCTGGGGCGCGATCGACGCGAACAGGTCCGCGTTGTGGGTGAGAAAGGGCCGGTCGAGGTCCGCCTTGGCGAACACGATCGCGTTCCGGCGGGCCCCGAACTCCACCGGGCAGCCGAAATGCTGCTCGTACATCCGGCGGTTTCGGACGGCCCCCTGCAGCTCGATCCGCTTCGGGCGGACGAGCCCGCCGGTTCCCCGCCGGGCGATCCCCACGACCCACGCGAAGCAGACGTCCACCAGGATCGGCGGCTCCGACTCCTCGGCGAGCAGGAACCGGAACCGCACACGGCACTCTTCTCCCCGCGTGACCGCGTCGATCGCCTCCGGGCAGGTCAGCTGCTTGTAACGCGCCAGGCGCTCCAGCGCGTCCCGGAACGAGCGCGCCGACACGGCGGCGAGGGCGATCGGGTCGTACCGCTCGACACGATCCTCGGTCCCGAGCCGGAGCCCGATCGCCGGATCGCGGCT
Encoded proteins:
- a CDS encoding aldo/keto reductase; this encodes MRTRQLGRSDLEVSAVGLGCMGMSFGYGPAANRKEMIALLRAAVERGVTFFDTAEVYGPFTNEELVGEALAPFRGRVVIATKFGFKLDPNGGPQWSGLDSRPAHIKEVAEASLRRLKVEALDLFYQHRVDPEIPIENVAGAVKDLIREGKVRHFGLSEAGPATIRRAHAVQPVTALQSEYSLWTRGPEAEVLPTLEELGIGFVPYSPLGRGFLTGKIDEKTTFDGSDFRNNLPRFTPEARKANQALVDLLARIASRSGATPAQVALAWLLAQKPWIVPIPGTRKLDRLEENLGAAAMELGAEDLRELERAASRLTVQGARYPESLERMTGR
- a CDS encoding AraC family transcriptional regulator, which gives rise to MIRRFRVSGNLARKLEEIGVAPAELARRAGLPPQTLRQEKALVSTEEFFALYRGIAESSRDPAIGLRLGTEDRVERYDPIALAAVSARSFRDALERLARYKQLTCPEAIDAVTRGEECRVRFRFLLAEESEPPILVDVCFAWVVGIARRGTGGLVRPKRIELQGAVRNRRMYEQHFGCPVEFGARRNAIVFAKADLDRPFLTHNADLFASIAPQLERELSQDLAGEAIGDQVKGVLKRLLAGKRPGIGDVARELRLSARTLQRRLGEENKTFQQLVRESRRELARHYLSQSKLELNETAYLLGYEDAHSFFRAFQHWEGSSPGAWRARHARPARSRGATP